One region of Camelina sativa cultivar DH55 chromosome 6, Cs, whole genome shotgun sequence genomic DNA includes:
- the LOC104791026 gene encoding anaphase-promoting complex subunit 8-like, with translation MVSKENCRNEIRAAIRQLSDRCLYSAAKWAGEQLVGIEQDPSNFTPSNTRFQRGSSSIRRRFSTNESISTPQPSVGFSQAATPLPEEDETIDGDLYLLAKSYFDCREYRRASHVLRDQKSKKSVFLRFYALYLAGEKRKEEEMIELEGPLGKSDAINRELVSLERDLSALRSTGAIDSFGLYLYGVVLKEKGNETLAIASLVESVNSYPWNWSAWSELQSLCTSIETLDRLNLNNHWMKDFFLGYAYQELRMHTESLAKYDYLQGIFSFSNYIQAQTAKAQYSLREFDQVEIMFEELLRNDPYRVEDMDLYSNVLYAKEACAALSYLAHKVFLTDKYRPESCCIIGNYYSLKGQHEKAVMYFRRALKLNKKYLSAWTLMGHEYVEMKNTPAAIDAYRRAVDINPSDYRAWYGLGQAYEMMGMPFYALHYFRKSIFFLPNDSRLWIAMAKCYQTEQLYMLEEAIKCYKRAVNCTDTEGIALNQLAKLHQKLGRNEEAAFYFEKDLERMDAEGLEGPNMFEALVFLATHFKNHKKFEEAEVYCTRLLDYSGPEKEKAKSLLRGIRMAQTGFPSMDLEHFPI, from the exons ATGGTCTCTAAAGAGAATTGCCGCAACGAGATCCGCGCGGCTATCCGACAACTTAGCGACCGCTGTTTATACTCCGCCGCAAAGTG GGCAGGAGAGCAGCTTGTGGGGATAGAGCAAGACCCTTCTAATTTTACACCTTCAAATACGAGGTTCCAGCGAGGAAGCTCGAGTATCCGTAGAAGGTTCAGCACCAATGAATCTATTTCAACACCTCAACCTTCCGTTGGCTTCTCTCAAGCAGCTACTCCTCTCccggaagaagatgaaactatTGATGGTGACCTTTACCTTTTAGCAAAGTCCTACTTTGATTGCCGAGAGTACAGACGGGCTTCCCATGTGCTTCGTGATCAGAAGAGCAAGAAATCGGTGTTCTTGCGTTTCTATGCCCTTTATCTG GCTGGAGAAAAACGGAAAGAGGAAGAAATGATAGAACTTGAAGGCCCTTTGGGTAAGAGTGATGCCATAAACCGTGAACTGGTATCTTTGGAGAGGGACTTATCAGCTCTGAGGAGTACAGGAGCAATTGACTCTTTTGGATTATACTTGTATGGTGTGGttcttaaagaaaaaggaaatgaaactCTTGCTATTGCAAGCCTCGTGGAATCTGTGAACAGCTATCCATGGAACTGGAGTGCCTGGTCAGAGCTGCAGTCTCTGTGTACTTCGATCGAAACCTTGGATAGGCTTAATCTAAACAACCACTGgatgaaagatttttttcttgGCTATGCTTATCAAGAACTCAGAATGCACACTGAGTCTTTGGCGAAGTACGATTATCTGCAAGGTATTTTCAGCTTTAGCAATTACATCCAAGCTCAAACTGCAAAAGCTCAGTATAGTCTTAGGGAATTTGACCAGGTTGAAATCATGTTTGAAGAACTTCTGAGAAACGATCCCTATAGGGTGGAAGATATGGATTTGTATTCTAATGTTCTGTATGCAAAAGAAGCATGTGCTGCGCTGAGTTACCTTGCACACAAGGTGTTTTTGACTGATAAATACAGACCTGAGTCATGCTGCATTATTGGCAACTACTACAGTTTAAAAGGGCAGCATGAGAAAGCAGTTATGTACTTCCGGAGAGCTTTGAAACTGAACAAGAAGTATTTATCTGCGTGGACTCTTATGGGCCATGAATATGTTGAGATGAAGAACACTCCTGCTGCCATTGATGCATATCGACGAGCTGTTGATATAAACCCTTCTGATTATCGAGCTTGGTATGGGTTAGGACAAGCATATGAGATGATGGGGATGCCTTTCTATGCACTTCATTATTTTCGCAAATCTATATTCTTTCTTCCAAACGATTCTCGGTTGTGGATAGCTATGGCTAAATGTTATCAAACCGAACAGCTTTACATGCTTGAAGAGGCCATCAAGTGTTACAAAAGAGCTGTGAACTGTACCGACACGGAAGGAATAGCTCTTAATCAGCTGGCAAAGCTTCACCAGAAGCTTGGACGAAATGAAGAAGCTGCGTTTTACTTTGAGAAGGATTTAGAGAGAATGGATGCTGAAGGGTTAGAAGGACCAAACATGTTTGAGGCTTTGGTATTTCTTGCTACACATTTCAAAAATCACAAGAAATTTGAAGAAGCAGAAGTCTATTGCACCCGTCTTCTTGATTATAGTGGCCCT GAAAAAGAAAAGGCAAAGAGCTTACTAAGAGGGATAAGAATGGCGCAAACCGGTTTTCCTTCGATGGATCTGGAGCATTTTCCTATTTAG
- the LOC104791023 gene encoding uncharacterized protein LOC104791023 — MSSRWLRPEVYPLFAATGVAVGICAFSLIRNITGNPEVRCTKENRAAGILDNFAEGEKYKENFLRKFVRNKHPEIMPGINKFFTDPKY, encoded by the exons ATGTCGAGCCGTTGGTTGAGACCTGAG GTGTATCCTTTGTTCGCTGCCACCGGAGTTGCCGTTGGGATCTGTGCGTTTTCGCTGATCAGAAACATCACCGGAAACCCTGAAGTCAG ATGCACAAAGGAGAACAGGGCTGCTGGAATTTTGGATAACTTTGCAGAGGGAGAGAAGTATAAGGAAAATTTCCTTCGGAAGTTTGTTCGCAACAAGCATCCTGAGATCATGCCTGGAATCAACAAGTTCTTCACTGATCCTAAATACTGA